The following proteins come from a genomic window of Methanobacterium sp.:
- a CDS encoding glycosyltransferase family 39 protein yields the protein MGNKLKYLSSINSRKLDIIITTVLCTIVVLTRLPFVSKFLYEWDSVNYALAFEKFDIIHHQPHPPGYIFFVWLGRVINIIFNDANNTMIFISIIFSILTVILIYFLVKQMFSRIIAINASILLIFNPLFWFYGEIATIYLSEAFFATLIVYLSYHVFQGNEKYFYPSILALGLSGGFRQDLVILMLPLWLFCLFYNNLNLKRIMNASIVLIFSVLIWFVPTVMLAGGYETYSYLSDILFWMCIPRTSLLFGADLFNRLSNVGAFFSWIGLIFSFFGLFISILYNRLNKRKNIIQLKKDIRTPNGVILSLWIIPAALFYLIVHLPKPGYMLSYLPAFSIILGIIFCRISIKLNKSEIFNGLSPSKILLILLSLSIIFNSVYFVYPYSYDEENVWETPFYGMNINEKIIWAMDIGFVYSTQKIKTNDRITEIYINSVKKVPDANPNNTIIVVGDISRVNEGFSWRKSMYYLPEYSIYYLIQRENYIMNPWHGKNHTNQWSKSKIFEIPVNNSTDKVVWMINDKSTYYKELKRQSEIKTIKLDNGLKIYYSDVKVKRPKNNKFIFKLDSKDI from the coding sequence ATGGGGAATAAGCTCAAATATCTAAGTTCAATTAATTCAAGAAAATTGGACATTATAATTACCACAGTATTATGTACAATAGTGGTTCTAACCAGGCTTCCTTTTGTAAGCAAATTCCTATATGAATGGGATTCAGTGAACTACGCCTTAGCATTTGAAAAATTTGATATCATACACCACCAACCACATCCTCCTGGTTACATATTTTTTGTATGGCTCGGAAGAGTGATTAACATAATTTTTAACGATGCTAACAACACAATGATATTTATAAGCATCATTTTCAGTATTTTAACTGTGATTTTAATCTATTTTTTAGTTAAACAAATGTTTTCTCGAATAATTGCCATTAATGCATCAATACTGCTAATATTTAATCCTTTATTCTGGTTCTATGGAGAAATAGCTACAATATATTTAAGTGAGGCCTTCTTTGCAACACTGATTGTTTATTTATCTTATCATGTCTTTCAAGGTAATGAAAAATACTTTTATCCATCCATACTGGCTTTGGGTTTATCGGGAGGATTCAGGCAAGATCTTGTGATATTGATGTTACCACTATGGTTATTCTGCCTTTTTTACAATAATTTAAACCTGAAGAGAATAATGAATGCATCAATTGTTTTAATTTTCTCTGTTTTAATCTGGTTTGTTCCAACAGTGATGCTTGCAGGAGGATATGAGACATATTCCTATTTATCTGATATTCTATTCTGGATGTGTATTCCAAGAACTTCCTTATTATTTGGTGCAGATTTATTCAACCGCCTATCAAATGTAGGTGCGTTTTTCTCATGGATTGGATTAATATTCAGCTTCTTTGGATTATTTATTTCCATACTGTACAACCGGCTCAATAAAAGAAAAAACATCATACAACTAAAAAAAGATATTAGAACTCCAAATGGGGTCATCTTATCATTATGGATAATTCCAGCTGCGTTGTTTTATCTTATTGTTCATTTACCTAAACCCGGATATATGTTATCCTATTTACCAGCTTTCTCTATTATACTTGGAATTATATTCTGTAGAATTTCAATTAAACTGAATAAATCAGAAATATTCAATGGTTTATCTCCTTCTAAAATCCTTTTAATTCTACTTTCCTTATCAATAATATTTAACAGTGTTTATTTTGTTTATCCTTACTCTTATGACGAAGAAAATGTATGGGAAACTCCATTTTATGGAATGAATATAAATGAAAAAATTATATGGGCAATGGATATTGGTTTCGTTTACAGCACCCAGAAAATAAAAACAAACGACAGAATCACTGAAATATACATTAATTCCGTTAAAAAAGTACCTGATGCCAATCCAAATAACACCATAATAGTTGTTGGAGACATCAGCAGGGTGAATGAGGGTTTTAGCTGGCGTAAATCCATGTACTATCTTCCAGAATACAGTATTTATTACCTTATCCAGCGTGAAAACTATATTATGAATCCATGGCATGGTAAAAACCATACAAACCAATGGAGCAAATCCAAAATCTTTGAAATTCCAGTTAACAATTCAACAGATAAAGTAGTATGGATGATAAATGATAAGTCAACATATTATAAAGAATTAAAGAGGCAGAGCGAAATAAAAACTATAAAATTAGATAATGGCCTTAAAATATATTATTCAGATGTGAAAGTCAAAAGACCAAAAAATAACAAATTTATCTTTAAATTAGACTCAAAAGATATCTAA
- a CDS encoding glycosyltransferase family protein has translation MKLSIIIPTYNEEKYLQKLLESIKSQSFTDYEIIVADAKSTDNTRKIAESFGCKIIDGGLPGTGRNNGAKIASGEYLLFLDADAVLTEDYLESAITEFDEKNLDIAITQIEPISNSKTDKILHDLANFFMKSVESIRPHGAGCYGILTKKSFHETVGGFDESLDFGEDSDYIYRIGKMGNFRVLRKPKLLVSTRRLEKEGIKDLGRKYTKSTLYDFLGKKITAEQLNYTFGYSETEEKRIIYSVCGEGMGHAIRSSVIIDHLLNKGNKVIIFASDRAFDYLSKKFDNVYRIHGFNTVYKENSAKYIDTFLVGMKNLPRDFTDNFRMLYNIAKAFKPNIIISDFEAYSSLLSKFMRIPLISLDNIHVITQCEIEVPEEYLIEKIAAKGVIHSFIVKPKEYLITTYFYPPVKQKNVSLFPPVLRDEILNLKPYNGNNVLVYQTSDSNHEIIEYLKNIDENFVIYGFDMEKTEDNLQFKKFSEEGFFKDFESAKAVISNGGFTLISEAIYLGKPVLSIPVKKQFEQIVNGLYLEKLGYGEFHEEIDEKTIKRFLSHLNIYRESLNSYEYEGNQKIFEALDKHIEKYSKRYKIAPDSSDYLQINEILMDQN, from the coding sequence GTGAAGCTTAGTATAATTATACCAACCTACAATGAAGAAAAGTATCTTCAAAAGTTACTTGAAAGTATAAAAAGTCAATCATTTACTGATTATGAGATTATAGTAGCTGATGCTAAATCAACGGATAATACAAGAAAAATAGCTGAATCCTTCGGTTGCAAAATTATTGATGGTGGACTGCCTGGTACGGGAAGAAATAATGGTGCAAAAATTGCATCCGGCGAATATTTACTATTTTTAGATGCTGATGCAGTATTAACAGAAGATTATCTTGAATCTGCAATAACAGAATTCGATGAAAAGAATCTTGATATTGCCATAACTCAGATTGAACCAATCAGTAACAGTAAAACCGATAAAATATTACATGATTTAGCTAATTTTTTCATGAAGAGCGTAGAATCCATAAGACCCCATGGAGCAGGCTGCTACGGGATTTTAACGAAAAAATCCTTTCATGAAACTGTTGGAGGCTTTGATGAATCCCTTGATTTTGGAGAAGACAGCGATTACATCTACAGAATTGGTAAAATGGGTAATTTTCGGGTTTTAAGGAAACCAAAACTCCTTGTTTCTACAAGAAGGCTTGAAAAAGAAGGAATAAAAGATCTGGGCCGTAAATATACGAAAAGCACATTATACGATTTCTTAGGGAAAAAAATTACTGCTGAACAGCTGAATTATACATTTGGCTACTCTGAAACCGAAGAAAAAAGAATAATTTACTCAGTATGCGGCGAAGGCATGGGACATGCAATTAGAAGTTCTGTAATCATAGATCATTTACTTAATAAGGGTAATAAGGTCATTATATTTGCAAGCGACAGAGCATTTGATTATCTATCCAAAAAATTTGATAATGTATATCGCATCCATGGTTTTAACACAGTATATAAAGAAAATTCTGCAAAATATATAGATACATTCCTTGTTGGGATGAAAAATCTCCCAAGAGATTTTACAGATAATTTCAGGATGCTTTATAATATTGCAAAAGCATTTAAGCCCAATATTATAATATCTGATTTTGAAGCTTATTCAAGCCTTTTAAGTAAGTTCATGCGGATTCCTTTAATTAGTCTGGATAATATCCACGTTATCACCCAGTGTGAAATTGAAGTTCCTGAAGAATATTTAATTGAAAAAATCGCGGCTAAAGGAGTAATTCACTCTTTTATTGTTAAACCTAAAGAATACCTAATTACGACTTACTTCTATCCTCCAGTAAAGCAAAAAAATGTTTCATTGTTCCCCCCAGTGTTGAGAGATGAAATATTAAATTTAAAACCATATAATGGTAATAATGTACTTGTTTATCAAACAAGCGACTCTAATCATGAAATTATTGAATATCTTAAAAATATTGATGAAAACTTTGTTATATATGGATTTGATATGGAAAAAACAGAAGATAATCTCCAATTTAAGAAATTCAGTGAAGAAGGATTCTTTAAGGATTTTGAATCGGCCAAGGCTGTAATATCCAATGGAGGATTCACATTAATAAGCGAAGCAATTTATCTTGGAAAACCTGTATTGAGCATTCCAGTAAAAAAACAATTTGAACAAATTGTTAATGGATTATACCTTGAAAAGTTAGGATATGGAGAATTCCATGAAGAAATAGATGAGAAAACAATTAAAAGATTTTTATCACACCTTAACATATATAGAGAATCCCTTAATTCCTATGAATATGAAGGGAACCAGAAGATTTTTGAAGCACTGGATAAGCATATTGAAAAATATTCAAAAAGGTATAAAATAGCTCCAGATTCAAGTGATTATCTTCAAATTAATGAAATATTAATGGATCAGAATTAA